The Sulfolobus islandicus Y.N.15.51 sequence GCCTATAATATATAAATCACATCATTGATTCTAATCTTTCCATGATTTTTAGAAAGCTAAATTTTCCCTTTTATATTTATAGAATCTAAAAGATTAACGAGAAGTTGACGTATTAATGCGTAAGATTCCATTATCATCTGCTCCAATAAAAATGCTATCATGTACTTGTTTTTCTTCTTCAATGCTAGCAAAAAGTATTATCTATCAAAATTTTTTTCTATCTGGAAATTTTTATTATATCTAAATAATTCAAAGCAAAGTTTATCTTATACTTAACATATGTATATTTAATGAAGTTTCTTATAAGTGGCGGTGCTGGATTTCTAGGCTCTCATCTTATAGAAAACTTGGCTAATGAACATGAAATAACAATAGTAGACGATTTATCAACTACAAAATATATACAACTACCAAAAAATGTGAAATTGATAAAAGACAAAATAGAGAATTTTAAAACAAATGAAAAATTTGACTACATCCTACATTTAGCGGCAAGGCCATCACCAGAAGATTACATGAACAATCCAATAGAAACATTGTTATCAAACTCCATAGGGACATGGAATGCATTAGAAATAGCTAGAAAGAGTGATGCAATATTTATGTATACTTCTTCCTCAGAAATTTACGGCAATGCAGAAGTATTACCAATACCAGAAGAATATTGGGGAAAAGTAAACCCTATTGGAGTTAGAAGTTGTTATGATGAAGGAAAAAGATTCTCGGAAGCATTAACAATGGCATATTATAGGGAATATGGATTAGACGTTAGAATACAGAGACCATTTAACGTTTATGGGCCTAGATTGAGAGAAGATGGAAACTATGGAAGAGTAATATCACGTTTTATATATCAAGCATTAAGAGGAGAAGACATTACAGTCTTTGGAGATGGTAAACAAACTAGGGCATTCTTATACGTTACAGATTGGGTTGAAGCTACGAAAAAGCTTTTATTTAGCAAGGGAATAAAGGGCATAGTGTTAAATATTGGCTCAGATAAAGAGGTTAAGATAATAGAGTTAGCTAGAATGATAATAAATCTAACTAATAGTAAATCTAATATAAAATTCCTTCCACCAAGACCAGATGATCCTTCAAGAAGGGCTGCAGATATAACAAAAGCTAAAAAGTTGCTAAATTGGGAGCCTAAAGTATCCTTAGAAGAAGGGTTAAGGAAAACAATAGATTGGTTTAGGGGTGTAATTGAATGATAATAGGTATAGTAGGCTTAGGCTATGTAGGATTAGTAACTGGTGCAGTTTTAGCTGATCAAGGACATTACGTAATAGGTGTCGATATAGACGAGAAAAAGGTAAATGGATTAAATTGTAATAGAATACCAATTTATGAACCCGGTTTAGATGAGTTAATAATGAAAAATAAGAAAAAAATACAATTTACTACAAACTATTCTGATCTATCTGATGCTAATATAGTTTTTATAGCAGTTTCTACACCAACAATAAATGGAAAAATTTTTCTACATTATATTTACTCAGCAGGAGAAAATTTACAAAAAATCTTGAATAAAGAATCCGTAATAGTAATAAAAAGTACAGTGGTTCCAGGAACTTCAAGAAAGGTTAAGGAAATAACTAAGAGAGAAGTAATAGTGAATCCAGAATTTTTAAGGGAAGGGAGTGCTATTACTGATACTAAACATCCTGAAAGGATAGTTATAGGTGGAGATGATGAAAAAGCGATTAAGTTAATAGAAGATTTATGGTCATTTACTAATTCGCCGATAATAAAAACTTCAATGGAAGAGGCTGAGTTAATAAAATACGCAGCAAATTCTTTTCTCGCTGTAAAGATTTCATTTATAAATGAGATTGCTAACCTATGTGAAAAAATCCCAAATTGTGATATAAATAATATAGCAAAGGCAATCGGCATGGATAAGCGCATATCACCATATTTTTTAAACGCAGGACTAGGTTTCGGCGGATCATGTTTCCCTAAGGATACATTAGCTATTACCTCTTTTGCTAAAGATTTAGGAGAGAGACTACATATCGTAGAAGCTGCAATCGAGGTTAATAATGAAAGGCCCTTTAGAGCAGTCAAAATGATGGAAGATTTAATTGGAAAATTAGAGAACAAGAGTATTTGTATATTAGGAATAGCATTCAAGCCAAATACTGATGATACTAGAGAAAGTGTAGGTCTAAAAATAGCTAAATTGATTAGAGAAAAAGGAGGTAAGGTTATAGTATACGATCCAAAAGCTAAAGCTGATTTAGAGATGGTCTCACTTGATGAGTGTATAAATAAAGCTGATGGGATAATAATTGCTACTGAATGGGATGAATTCAGAGGATTAGAGGATAGATTAAAAGGAAAATATGTAGTAGATGGAAGGAGAATCCTAAACTATAAAAAGTTAGAGAAAGGTAAATTTAAGGCAATAGGTGTTAGTTAATGCATGCAGTAATAACTGCAGCTGGATTAGGCACTCGAATGTTACCCGCTTCTAAAGAAATTCCTAAGGAGATGTTTCCAATTCCCTTTAACAATGGATTTAAGCCAATTATACAAATAATCTTTGAGCAACTTTATAATAAGGGTATAAGGGATTTCGTTATAGTTGTTGGTAGGGGTAAGAGGGTAATTGAAGATCATTTTACACCAGATTACGATTTTGTCTCTTACCTTGAAAAAGTAGGTAAAGAAAAGCAGGCAAGGGAGTTATTAACATTTTACTCTAAAATAGAGAAAAGCAATATAGCATTTGTAAATCAGCCTGAACCAAAAGGATTTGGAGATGCGGTACTGAGAGTAGAACCTTTTATTAATGATAAATTCATTGTAGTAGCAGCAGACACTCTATTAAGAGAGATTCCAGATTTAATACCTAACTCTTTTCTAGTTACTGAAGTAGAAGATCCTAGACCATATGGTGTAGTAATATTAGAGGGAGATAGAGTTATAGATGTCGAGGAAAAACCTAAGAATCCTAAATCCCGTTTTATAATAGTTCCTTACTATATGTTTACATATGATATATTTCACGCCTTAAGAGAAGTTAAGTGTAACGGAGAATTACAACTTACTGAAGGGATAAAAATATTGCTGAAAAAAGGTGTGGAATTTATTGCAAAAAGAGTAAATGATGTTTATGATCTGGGTAGTATAGAGAATTATATTGCATCTATAAAGAAAATTATTGGATAACAAGTAATTTAGTTTATATTATCCTAAATTATAATAAAAACTTTATATCTAACTTCATTTAAATTCTATTTAATGGTATAAAATAATATTTTAAGATTCAGTCTGCATTAGCTCTTCCAATTTCATTCTAACTTCATTAAGCTTGCTATACATCTCCATGTATTTATCCAACAATTCTAGTACTCTTTTCCCCTTATCTGTCAAAACACATTTTCCCTCATTAAATTCCATTAAATTCATTTCTTTCATATTATAAATATATTTCATAAAAACTGAATAGTTCAACTTAGCAAGATACATTAATCTAGTCTTCTTACTTCCTTCACTACAACCTCTTAAAATGCTGTAAATTATTTCAGTCTTAGTCCTTCTTCTATTCTCAATCATTATCTGTACTATCAATATTCATTGTTAAAAAATTTTCTCGAAATTTAGAAGATTATCTTAAATTTTTTGAGTGATTAAATTTTTTATTTATCTAATAAACTTCATAAAGATTTAATAGAAGGGAAATTTTCCATTTAATAGTTTTTATTGAATTGGGAACGCAGTCTAATCGAGAAGGTCTAGTAAGAATCTTATCAATAGTTTAATTGAGTAGTAGCGTTGCAGTTAATATGAAAGAGACTATATGGGGAAAAGCTAGATTTCATGTTTTTCTTTTTTTACATAAAATTTAAAAAATCTACATTAATAATCTTTACATATCTTTAATTATTTTCTCAAGAATATCTCCAGCGACAAATGAGGTATGATTTTTTAATATTATATCTTTATTTTCAGTAAAATTTAAGTCTATTTTACCGCTCAAGATTTCTACTATTCCATTTATAAATTCGTCTTCTGTCTCAGCATTAATATATTTTATATTATCTATACCTTCTACGGCCTTTTTTGTGGCTATTATTGGCTTTCCAGCTGCCATATATTCCAAAACTTTAAGCTTTACTCCTCCCCCTCGTTTTAGAGGGGCTATACAAATATCAGCTGATAATATAAATGGAATAGTGGATTCTACATATTCTGTAGTGTAAACTGGTGGGCTAACCTTAGGTGGTGATGGCCCAACTAAATAAAAATTTACATATTTCCCCATATTCTTCAGTTTTTCAGAAATCCTAACTATAAACTCAGCTGCCTCTCTATTAGGTGGATATCCCATGCCTCCTACAAATACTACTGCAGGCCTTTTTAGTTCTATAGGTTTATATAAATTGAAAGCTTCTATATCAATAATATTAGGCAATATTTTTACTTTACTACTTTTCAATAGTTTTTGTTCTATCTTCGAGGGAACCAGTATAATATCACAGAAAACTGATAATTTTTCAAAGAAAGTTATTATGCTTTTTCCTAATAAACTTAAACCGACATCTTGCTTAGATTCAATAGAATGCAAATGTAAAATGCATTTTTTATGAAAGATTTTACTAGATATTAATGATGGTATGATAGGCCAAGCAGTTTCAGAAATTACTATATCGTGTTTAGATATTTTGGAAATAAAAGCTGGAGAGTTTTGTCTTAACCATAGAAGCCTTCTTCCTTTCTGATCTACATTTCTTTTTGAATATGCCACTATTTCTGCGTCATAACCACGTCTATGTAATTCTCTTAACAATAAATATACTTGTTCATGAATACCACCTCTTTGAGGATAAATGCTCTCCATCATTACAAAGCCGATTTTCATTTTCATGAATTATATATGACTTAAGGTATAAATAACTTATGTTTCATTTTTTATCAAGAACAAGAATATATATTATATTAAATCGATTTGATATGATAACTCTGTTATAAGTTCTTAATGAACTAATTCTTTTTTATAATATGACGTATAACTAGATAGAAATTATTAACTATCGTTAAAGCACTATTAGTATTTAGCGTCTGGGTTTAATAGTGCAACTTCTAACGAATGTATTGTCTGAAAAGTTAATATTTTCGTAAAATTCTAGCTTTTTTCTGTTGCAGAATCCTACCAGCAGAAAGCTAGAAGCCTATCAGATTTACTAACATTAAGTTAAAAAGAGCTAATGTGAGATCGCTTATAATATGTTATTTACGGGAAACAGTTACTAAGAAACTAATAATACTGCGTAAAAACTCATATTAACACCTCTGACTATCATGATTTAGTCTAACCTCTAATATAAACTATGATATATCTAAAAGCTCTTATATTGATTTAAGATAGTTATATCTAATGTTAAGGTGTGAACATATTTATTACAACCTTTTAAAAGTTTTTAACATTTCTGTCAATTAGATATGTATTACTATAATTTAGCATATATTAGTATGATTAAATATTATATATAAATTTTCATTCTAGTATATCCTTTATAATCATCACTAATCTTCTACATTATCTATAAATTTTCCATTACTTAGTATAGATTTCAGCTCTATACTAGAGTGTGTAGATAGTGCTCTCATTTAGGTATAAATTCTGTCTTTAACGTAAAAGGTACTCCGAGAATCTTAGCTAGACTATACTCCATTTAGAGGACTCCTCATTTAACAATTTGTAACTGAATGATAACACTTTCTTACATAAAACATTTTAGTCAGATCCGACTGGGGTGTAGGCCGTTGAGAATACTGAGCGTAAAGCCCATCGAGGAACTTCACACTCAATTTTAAGGCGATACCTAACATAAGATCCTATAACTACTATTAGATGAATGTTTATCTTAAAAATAAATATATATCTGAAAGCTAGTTGCATCTTAATTTTATTTAATATTTCTCTATATAGAAGTAATAAAGTAAATACTATAATGTTATTGAAATCTATATAAGCCTTAAGTGACTTTTGAAAAATTTAACTATATAATTTGACGTTTTTGATACATAAAATCTATTTCTTTTTACACAAAATGCTTAAATGTTAAGGCTTATATTTATATCTGATGTCGAAAGAAGGATCTAGTAATGAGAATATAGAGACAAATATATCTAAAGATTTAGTTACCGTTGTTTTATGTACTTTAAATGAGGAGGAAGGAATAGGGAAAGTTTTAGATGATCTGAAAGCTAATGGGTATAAAAATATTTTAGTGATAGACGGATACTCAACTGATACTACTGTAAAAATAGCTAGAGAAAGGGGAGCTAGAGTAATTTATCAACATTGGTCTGGAAAAGCAGGTGCAGTAAAAACGGCTCTTGATTACGTCGACACACCATATGTAGCATTTTTAGATGCAGATGCAACTTATCCTCCTAAAGAGTTAGATAAGCTGATTCTACACGTTCCAAAATACGTTGAAGTAATAGGTAAGAGATCTAAAGAAAATATTCCATTATTACATAGATTTGGAAATGCGCTAATTAATAAGTTATTTGCCTTGATATTCTCAGTTGATGTAGGGGATGTTCTTTCTGGTATGTATGTTCTTCATACTAATTTAGCTAAAACACTTAATCTGAATTCTAAAGGGTTTGAAATAGAAATCGAAATAGTGTCTCAGATGATACAGAGAGGGAAAGTAACATATGTGGATATAAGATATGAGAAGAGAAGAGGGAAAAGAAAACTATCTAGCTTTAAAGACGGTATGAAAATAATATCTTATCTTATAAAGATGGCAAAAGATTATAACCCAATCTTATTCTTTTCTATAATTGCAAGCATATTCTTATTTCCAGGATTAATAACTTTAGGATACACATTCATAGACTATTTACTCCACGGTATTTTCCATAGTGGATATGCACTTATGGGAACAGCACTAACATTAGTTGGAGTTCAAGGATTTTTAACTGCGGGAACAGCAACTATATTAAAACGAATAGAATATCATATTTTACATAATAATAGTAGAGTACAATAATATAATTCTACTATTAAGTTAGAGTGGAACATTAGCTCATACCCAGTTATAACATTTTGTGCTCTTGTAAAACATCAAACAAGAAAAATTTATTTCAATTATGTTTCAAGGGCGATAAGTGGTATCATCTTGATCTTGTTATCCATAAAGTTAATTAGTTATACATTTTAACATTTTAGATACTACACATGTTAATAACTACATTTTATACTATTATTATATAATAATTCGTTATAATGCTTATATGCAAAATATACATAATTAGCAAAATTTCTGAAATTTCTAGATATTCCCATATTATTTATACCTACTCCAAGACTTCTGCCCTTATAGGAGCCTTTTCTATATCTTATTACTTTTACCGGTACCTTTTCTATCATAAGTTTAAAAGAGAGATCATAATTTTCAACCCCATTTATAAAAGTTTCATCAAAAATTACGCTATTATTCTTGTTCAAAAAAGTTCTGCTAAATCCTCCAAAATCACCAAATTTTTTAATAATAAACGTATTTATGTATTCATTGAATAAATTTTCAATTATTTGTCTTATTTTATATGTTAATTTCTTATCAACTACTCTTAAATCAACGTAAGGCAAGTTAAATCTTCTTAGCAATTTATTATAGTAAATTTGAGCCCTAGCTAAAAGTAATATCAAAGATATATCAATATTCTTAGTTGACTTTCTAAATATCTCACCATATAGCAATGATAAAGAACCGAGGAAAAAACTCCTATAACCTTTTATAAATGTTGGTTTCAAAATTCTAAGTTCATTATAATGAAACTGATAATTTCTATCAGAAGGAAGAATTGCAGATACGACCTTATAATCTAGTTTTTTTAGTTCATTTCGCAAAATATAAGGTTCATCAATCTTGTATACATCATCATTCGAAAAGATAACCCATTCTGGATTATATTTCATTGCTTCCTTAACACATATATTAATGCTATGAGCATAATTAAAATATCTTCCAGAACTCTCACAGAAAATTATTTGAAATCCTTTATATATGTTCAAATCCATTTTAGCATAATCACTATTAACATTTGCGGTAGGAATTACAATTACTATATCAGTATCACCTTCCACTTCATAAATATTAACATCAGCCTTAGGTCTTCTTTTCATCCAGTCTATTAACTCTTCTGCTGAATCAAACATTTCATAAAAACGTAATACGTTCCTAGGATCATTTGAGTAATATAACTCGTCGAGTTCTAAATGAATAGTACACATTTGCGATTACATATCTTTTAACAAGATAATAAGTATTATCCTAGATTTTGTTTGTTGATTTTTTCAATTTATTTCATAAGTATAATACAACATAAGGAGAATTTTCAGTAATTAATATTTATTTCAACGTTATTCGCAAGCTCACACCCTAATACCCGGAGCTCTACCGACTAAAGAATTAGCCAAGTGAACCATCCATGCGTAAGCCCAGAACTTGGCCTCAACCACTTGCCCTAAAAAACTTGTAGCCCTAACTTGTATGTGGTTCATTTTTCTTGTATCTTTCGAAATACACTAGTTTTAAATACAACAGTTATTAAGTTTTTACCTTGATTTTTAAGGCAATACTTAACGAAAAAATCCCATAATAATTGCTACTTTCATATTAAAATGGTTATTCGACTAATATATAACCATTATAATTGAGGCTAAAATAGTAGATATATTTTTAAGCTTAATCAAGTAAGGGATAGATAATGGTAAAACTTAAAAGAAGGGATTTTATAGGCTTAACTATAGCAGGAGGCACAATTGCTGGATTAGTAAACTTCTTAGAAAACAAACCTAAAAGTAATCTAGTGCAAATAACTAATAAGAAAGCTTTTTTATATGAGTATTTTGCCATAGTCTACGGCAATCCTGAGATAGGTTACAAAGCAATTGACAATAACGGAAAAATATTATTTAATGGAAAATGTAGTGATGGAACAGGAACTTGCGGTATATATGAAGCATTAGAGTATGTAGAATCGAATTATGGATATGGAAAAATAACTATTTTTGGTAATTTCTATCCAGTCAACTCACCACCTTCTATTTCAAGTGATGTAGAAATTGAAGGAAACGCAACTATCTACGTTAATCCCAATAGTCTCCCATTTGTCTTATCCTTACGACTAAGAAAGATAAGAGTATTATGGTATAAAAATATAGGCATAATAAACAATATGTTAGCTAAAAGAAACATATTTTCTCTGAACCCCTATGTACTCTTTACCAATACATATGAAAGTCTCCTATTAAGTAATGGAGAACAAACTATTGGTGAGCCTAGTTCATTTACTATCTCAGTATGGGTATATGGAGAACAAAACCCTTATGGAGGATATATCTTGTCGTATGGCTCTCTCGAAAGGGGAATAGTATGGACTCTGCAAAGCACTCAAAACTCTATAATTTTTAGCGGAAGTTCAGGGAAAGTTTCCAGCATTGCTCCTCAATCTACGCCTTTTCACATAGGTATAACATGGAATAACGGATATACAGAGTTATATATTAATGGAAAAATGGTTAACTCAGCTGAAATTCAAATAGAATATAAAAGTCCTGCTTACATATGGATTAATAATTTTCCAATTCAGTCACAACAAAGTGGACTTAATTTACCTTCCTGGTTTTCATATGTAGAGAATATACAATTATATAATTCAGTATTATCAGAGTCACAAATATCACAATTAGCTTCATCGCCAATCCAAGATCCAGTAGATCAATCAATTATTTTATGGGCCCTTTATAGATATGTAATGTATTTAGGTGATCTTATAACCGGTAAAGGTTTTCAGAGAATAGGTGCCCTATTTTATAATGGTCCTATGTAGCAATTTGTTAAAAATCCAATTTTTATATCTTCTGATAAGACTGCTTTGAATTTTCTTAAGATATTCTACAAAGTATAAAATACCTAATTAACGTACAAAATATTTTTTAGGTAAATTTAAACTATACTTTCTAGATAAAAAGTAAAAATTTTCGAGCAATAATTAGCAATATATGGAAATTTGAAGAACTAATACTATCCTTTATTTCAATATGTATTTTTTAATGTTAGTTATAGAGATAATATATAAATTAGTATGCTAGATTATACTTTGTTGAATATCTCAATTTTCTTAGATATTAAGCTCATTAAATTTTCTTAAATTCAAAAATTAAGCGTTTATTTGAAAGTAAGTTTCACGTTAGTTTTGATAAAAATTAAAACAATCCACAAAGTAACAATTATATATATATCTATAAATTGCTTAATATCGTTAAATTTTTATAATGAAATATGATAGTTAGACCTAGTCTTCTAATGAATTCGAAGAAAAACAATATGTTAAAATTTTCAAATGTACACTAGATTTAAAAATACTAGAAACTTACGTAAAATTAGTGAGAGCGTGAATACAAAACTCATAGCTGCAATCTCAATAGCTACAGCACTAGCGACTCTATTAGTCTATCAAGCATTTGTAGTAGGTTTCGTAGTAAGCAATCAAACTACTGGATCAGTAGTTCAAATAAACGCTGAAAATGCCTTATTACAGATAGATCCAATAGAATTTACTACATTCTCTGGAAATGGAGGCCTTACTATAACATTACCTCCGATAGCACCAGGTACTGCAGATTATGCTGCAGAAATAGATCCAGGTGATTCCACTCCGACAGTGATGTATTCAGCAGCCTATTTGTTTGCAATAGCTGAAGTACAATTCAATTATCCTGGTAACAGCAATGCACAAGCAGCACTGTTCGCAAGCTTAGAAGATGTTCAAGCAAACAACTTGCCAATAACAATACTAGTATTAGCAAATCCAAGCAATAACCTAATACAAAAATTAGCAAACTTCCCTAATAACGAGATCCAAATTCAAGTAGTTAGTCCTGGTAAGGTTAATATTAATGGCCAGCAATTTTGGGTATTAGCAGCTTATGGTTTACCAAGTAATATTGCAAGCAAGATAGGAACTACATCAATTACTATAGGATCTGAGGGTGCTGGTGCAAACATTTACTTCTTAATATTGCTAGGAAGTTCTGGCACATTACCACCTCAAGGCGTAACATTTAGCGCAGCTCTAAACCTATATGGCTATCAAAGCTAGTTAGGAGGTTAGGAGTCGTTAAGTGCTTTGTGGGCTACTTCAGAATTATACAAAGATTTATAACTAATTATATCGAGTATTACCCATGGGAAAGAGTAAGTACAAGAGGGATTGGCACAAGTACGACGAGAACGTCATAACGAGATATACCCTAATGTTCCCCTTCTACGTCTTCGAACACTGGTTAACTAGCAGAGGAGAATAGGAATGCCAAGAAAACCTACAAGGCACCAAAGGAGTTCAACGAATTCCTAGCATTCCTCCACACCTACCTTATAGGGCCATAGAAGGAGTATTGAGAGCATTAGAAAGACTGAAAATCATCCCAACAAGCCTAGACTACTCAACAATATGGGAAAGAGTAAGAAACACGAACATAACATTCCCAGAGGCAAATGACGAACTTGAAGTAATAGCAGATACAACGGGAATAAGCACAAACAAGGGAGGACAATACATTATTGCCAAGTGGGGAAAAACCAAGGACTCAAAATTCCTCAAGATTGAAATAGTAATTGATAAGGACCAATTCAACGTAATAAACGCTGAAGTAACCAGCAACGAGGTTCAGACTGCAGTTAAGACGGTTAAGGATTTACAAGATAAGGGAAAGAAGGTCAAGAAGTTTTATGGAGATAAAGCTTATGATGCTAATGAGGTTTACAAGACCGGGGTTGAGGTTGTTGCCCCACCTAGGAAGAACGCTTCTACTAGGCGTGGCCATCCTGCTAGGAGAAAGGCTGTAAGGGAGTTCAAGAAGTTGGGTTATAATCTTTGGAGGGAGGAGAAGGGTTATGGTGTTAGGTGGAGGATTGAGTCCTTGTTCTCTGCTGTGAAGCGTACTTTTGGGGAATCTGTTAGGGCTACAAGGCACTACATGCTGACGCCTCTAACAAACCTATGGGGATAACGAGTCTAGCGCGTCTCCCACGTCGAAGTCCTTGACATTAACTTCCTTACCCCTAGGAATCCTAAAACTCTTCTTGACAACTCCCTTGTAAACACCGTCCTTTATAACATGATAACAAATGCTTGCAAGCTTTCCGGCAAGAGCACAAGTAGCTTGAGTAACACTCTTCCCCCTAGCAATAAGCCTCTCATAATACCCTTTAAAAGGCTCAAGACCCCTAGCAACCTTGGCAACCAAGTAGAGAGCTCTAC is a genomic window containing:
- a CDS encoding glycosyltransferase family 4 protein; translation: MKMKIGFVMMESIYPQRGGIHEQVYLLLRELHRRGYDAEIVAYSKRNVDQKGRRLLWLRQNSPAFISKISKHDIVISETAWPIIPSLISSKIFHKKCILHLHSIESKQDVGLSLLGKSIITFFEKLSVFCDIILVPSKIEQKLLKSSKVKILPNIIDIEAFNLYKPIELKRPAVVFVGGMGYPPNREAAEFIVRISEKLKNMGKYVNFYLVGPSPPKVSPPVYTTEYVESTIPFILSADICIAPLKRGGGVKLKVLEYMAAGKPIIATKKAVEGIDNIKYINAETEDEFINGIVEILSGKIDLNFTENKDIILKNHTSFVAGDILEKIIKDM
- a CDS encoding glycosyltransferase family 2 protein, which produces MSKEGSSNENIETNISKDLVTVVLCTLNEEEGIGKVLDDLKANGYKNILVIDGYSTDTTVKIARERGARVIYQHWSGKAGAVKTALDYVDTPYVAFLDADATYPPKELDKLILHVPKYVEVIGKRSKENIPLLHRFGNALINKLFALIFSVDVGDVLSGMYVLHTNLAKTLNLNSKGFEIEIEIVSQMIQRGKVTYVDIRYEKRRGKRKLSSFKDGMKIISYLIKMAKDYNPILFFSIIASIFLFPGLITLGYTFIDYLLHGIFHSGYALMGTALTLVGVQGFLTAGTATILKRIEYHILHNNSRVQ
- a CDS encoding NAD-dependent epimerase/dehydratase family protein; its protein translation is MKFLISGGAGFLGSHLIENLANEHEITIVDDLSTTKYIQLPKNVKLIKDKIENFKTNEKFDYILHLAARPSPEDYMNNPIETLLSNSIGTWNALEIARKSDAIFMYTSSSEIYGNAEVLPIPEEYWGKVNPIGVRSCYDEGKRFSEALTMAYYREYGLDVRIQRPFNVYGPRLREDGNYGRVISRFIYQALRGEDITVFGDGKQTRAFLYVTDWVEATKKLLFSKGIKGIVLNIGSDKEVKIIELARMIINLTNSKSNIKFLPPRPDDPSRRAADITKAKKLLNWEPKVSLEEGLRKTIDWFRGVIE
- a CDS encoding UDP-glucose dehydrogenase family protein; its protein translation is MIIGIVGLGYVGLVTGAVLADQGHYVIGVDIDEKKVNGLNCNRIPIYEPGLDELIMKNKKKIQFTTNYSDLSDANIVFIAVSTPTINGKIFLHYIYSAGENLQKILNKESVIVIKSTVVPGTSRKVKEITKREVIVNPEFLREGSAITDTKHPERIVIGGDDEKAIKLIEDLWSFTNSPIIKTSMEEAELIKYAANSFLAVKISFINEIANLCEKIPNCDINNIAKAIGMDKRISPYFLNAGLGFGGSCFPKDTLAITSFAKDLGERLHIVEAAIEVNNERPFRAVKMMEDLIGKLENKSICILGIAFKPNTDDTRESVGLKIAKLIREKGGKVIVYDPKAKADLEMVSLDECINKADGIIIATEWDEFRGLEDRLKGKYVVDGRRILNYKKLEKGKFKAIGVS
- a CDS encoding sugar phosphate nucleotidyltransferase, with product MHAVITAAGLGTRMLPASKEIPKEMFPIPFNNGFKPIIQIIFEQLYNKGIRDFVIVVGRGKRVIEDHFTPDYDFVSYLEKVGKEKQARELLTFYSKIEKSNIAFVNQPEPKGFGDAVLRVEPFINDKFIVVAADTLLREIPDLIPNSFLVTEVEDPRPYGVVILEGDRVIDVEEKPKNPKSRFIIVPYYMFTYDIFHALREVKCNGELQLTEGIKILLKKGVEFIAKRVNDVYDLGSIENYIASIKKIIG
- a CDS encoding winged helix-turn-helix domain-containing protein, which produces MIENRRRTKTEIIYSILRGCSEGSKKTRLMYLAKLNYSVFMKYIYNMKEMNLMEFNEGKCVLTDKGKRVLELLDKYMEMYSKLNEVRMKLEELMQTES
- a CDS encoding LamG-like jellyroll fold domain-containing protein; amino-acid sequence: MVKLKRRDFIGLTIAGGTIAGLVNFLENKPKSNLVQITNKKAFLYEYFAIVYGNPEIGYKAIDNNGKILFNGKCSDGTGTCGIYEALEYVESNYGYGKITIFGNFYPVNSPPSISSDVEIEGNATIYVNPNSLPFVLSLRLRKIRVLWYKNIGIINNMLAKRNIFSLNPYVLFTNTYESLLLSNGEQTIGEPSSFTISVWVYGEQNPYGGYILSYGSLERGIVWTLQSTQNSIIFSGSSGKVSSIAPQSTPFHIGITWNNGYTELYINGKMVNSAEIQIEYKSPAYIWINNFPIQSQQSGLNLPSWFSYVENIQLYNSVLSESQISQLASSPIQDPVDQSIILWALYRYVMYLGDLITGKGFQRIGALFYNGPM